One segment of Castanea sativa cultivar Marrone di Chiusa Pesio chromosome 3, ASM4071231v1 DNA contains the following:
- the LOC142627700 gene encoding F-box/kelch-repeat protein At3g06240-like yields MLTTNEELPEDLVIQILLWLPVISLLRFKCVCKSWCVLISSQNFITRHLLHNQTTSNKNKNGSLLLLQKTSHYNVFAKLPYETLEISSTQVLPSLYFGFDMKVGVEIIGSSNGLVCLHVEWGNIILWNPATKETKVVPKSRISYPQSKSGLRDLGFGFDIKTNDYKVVMILNAVDYSNPELTFLERKKFNIAEVYCLSTNSWKKVHSWVPDKFVSDNRHRTYTKGMFSWCGYYSDDYLPCILSFDMSNELFLRTTIPDDSAVGYCNYDWRSFFVLNELVSLVILIEDMERSESCIHIWSLLEFGVRDSWTKLFTIGPLMRIDRSFGFLKNNSMLLKNNEGQLLLYNLFTQEMTDLRFGGVSSKWLQVIPYMESLISVKGENDLEDQDSS; encoded by the coding sequence ATGCTGACAACTAATGAAGAATTGCCTGAAGACTTGGTGATACAAATTTTGCTATGGCTGCCAGTGATTTCACTATTGCGATTCAAGTGTGTCTGTAAATCTTGGTGTGTTCTCATTAGTAGCCAAAACTTCATCACTAGACATCTTCTCCACAATCAGACCACCTCTAACAAGAATAAGAATGGCAGTTTGCTTCTTCTCCAGAAAACTTCCCATTATAATGTTTTCGCCAAGCTTCCTTATGAAACTCTTGAAATATCTTCAACACAAGTTCTTCCGTCACTGTATTTTGGTTTTGATATGAAGGTAGGAGTTGAAATCATTGGCTCATCCAATGGTCTTGTTTGTTTGCATGTTGAGTGGGGTAATATTATTCTGTGGAACCCtgcaacaaaagaaacaaaagttgTTCCCAAGTCCCGCATATCCTATCCACAAAGCAAATCCGGGCTTCGTGATCTTGGGTTTGGTTTCGACATTAAAACTAATGACTACAAGGTGGTCATGATCTTAAATGCCGTTGACTACTCTAATCCTGAATTAAcctttttagaaagaaaaaaatttaatatagcTGAGGTATATTGTTTAAGTACTAATTCATGGAAAAAAGTTCATTCTTGGGTGCCGGATAAATTTGTAAGCGATAATCGTCATAGGACGTACACAAAAGGGATGTTTTCTTGGTGCGGGTATTATAGTGATGATTATCTTCCGTGCATTTTATCATTTGATATGAGCAATGAGTTATTTCTAAGAACAACTATACCAGATGATAGTGCTGTTGGGTATTGCAATTATGATTGGAGAAGTTTTTTTGTGCTTAATGAATTGGTTTCTCTAGTTATTTTGATTGAAGATATGGAACGGTCGGAGAGTTGTATTCATATTTGGTCGTTGCTTGAATTTGGTGTTAGGGACTCTTGGACTAAGCTATTCACAATTGGACCTCTTATGAGAATTGACAGATCATTTGGATTTTTGAAGAATAACAGCATGCTCTTGAAAAATAATGAAGGGCAATTGCTCTTGTATAACCTCTTTACCCAAGAAATGACTGATCTTCGATTTGGTGGAGTATCATCAAAATGGTTGCAAGTAATTCCTTACATGGAGAGTCTAATTTCTGTCAAAGGAGAAAATGACCTTGAAGACCAGGATAGCTCGTAA